In Terriglobales bacterium, the genomic stretch ATTTCCTTGCCGGAGGTCAACGCGCGAAACTGCTCAATCGCCTGCGCCAGTTCTTTTGGTGTGACCGGCTTTTTCCCCAGCACGCGTCGCGAACTGTCGCCGCGCCCGATGCCAAGCTGCATGCGGCGTCCGGAGATCAGATCGAGCGTCGCGAACAGGCTGGCGGTCACGGTAATGTCGCGCACGGCGGGATTGGTCACGCATGGCCCGA encodes the following:
- a CDS encoding LLM class flavin-dependent oxidoreductase produces the protein MKFGITFKPDMTVERIVGLTRQAEAAGFEYGWMFDSHVLWMECFPLMTLMAANTRKMKIGPCVTNPAVRDITVTASLFATLDLISGRRMQLGIGRGDSSRRVLGKKPVTPKELAQAIEQFRALTSGKE